Proteins encoded together in one Polaribacter reichenbachii window:
- a CDS encoding ankyrin repeat domain-containing protein: MNTLNAFFGAIQNVNINLIETLLKRFPALANTKDQRGFSPLVFATYFDKKEIAATLIKHNANVNHRDAKGNTALLGVAFKGNVEIAELLLDNGAEINAQNKLGYSALIYATLYNQPKMVEFLLKQNADSSLKDLENKSALEYAKEKDFKEIITLLENKEIIYSQTT, encoded by the coding sequence ATGAATACTTTAAATGCATTTTTTGGAGCTATACAGAATGTAAATATCAATTTAATAGAAACACTTTTAAAAAGATTTCCTGCCTTGGCAAACACAAAAGATCAAAGAGGATTTAGTCCGTTAGTATTTGCTACCTATTTTGATAAAAAAGAAATTGCAGCAACTTTAATAAAACACAATGCCAATGTAAATCATAGAGATGCTAAAGGAAATACTGCTTTATTAGGTGTTGCTTTTAAAGGTAATGTAGAAATTGCTGAACTTTTATTGGATAATGGTGCTGAGATAAATGCTCAAAATAAATTAGGTTATTCTGCGCTTATTTATGCAACATTGTATAATCAGCCAAAAATGGTGGAATTTTTATTAAAGCAAAATGCAGATTCATCACTAAAAGATTTAGAAAACAAATCTGCATTAGAATATGCAAAAGAAAAGGATTTTAAAGAAATAATTACTTTGTTAGAAAATAAAGAAATTATTTACTCGCAAACAACTTAA
- a CDS encoding sigma-54-dependent transcriptional regulator, with translation MAKILIIEDEAAIRRVLSKIISEENDAYNVEQAEDGLLGIEMIKNNDYDLVLCDIKMPKMDGVEVLEKAKKIKPEVPIVMISGHGDLDTAVNTMRLGAFDYISKPPDLNRLLNTVRNALDRKVLVVENKRLKKKVSKNYQMIGESDKISHIKNIIEKVAATDARVLITGPNGTGKELVAHWLHEKSDRSKAAMIEVNCAAIPSELIESELFGHVKGSFTGANKDRAGKFEAANGGTIFLDEIGDMSLSAQAKVLRALQENRISRVGSDKDIKVNVRVVAATNKNLKVEITEGRFREDLYHRLAVILIQVPALNDRREDIPLLVDFFTEKISSEQGTPKKAFSADAIQLLQKYDWTGNIRELRNVVERLIILGEKEVSANDIKLFASK, from the coding sequence ATGGCAAAAATATTAATCATAGAAGATGAAGCGGCAATTAGAAGAGTTTTATCAAAAATAATATCCGAAGAAAACGATGCATACAATGTAGAGCAAGCAGAAGATGGTTTGTTAGGCATAGAAATGATAAAAAATAATGATTATGATCTAGTTTTATGCGATATTAAAATGCCAAAAATGGATGGTGTTGAGGTTTTAGAAAAAGCAAAAAAGATAAAACCAGAAGTGCCAATTGTTATGATTTCTGGTCACGGAGACTTAGATACAGCTGTAAACACAATGCGTTTAGGTGCTTTTGATTATATTTCTAAACCACCAGATTTAAACCGACTTTTAAATACGGTTAGAAATGCTTTAGACAGAAAAGTTTTAGTTGTAGAAAACAAAAGACTTAAGAAAAAAGTAAGTAAAAATTACCAAATGATTGGTGAGAGCGATAAAATATCTCACATAAAAAACATTATTGAAAAAGTTGCGGCAACAGATGCAAGAGTTTTAATTACTGGACCCAATGGAACTGGTAAAGAATTGGTTGCACATTGGTTACATGAAAAATCTGATCGTTCTAAAGCTGCTATGATTGAGGTGAATTGTGCTGCAATTCCATCAGAATTAATTGAGAGTGAGTTGTTTGGTCACGTAAAAGGTTCTTTTACAGGAGCAAATAAAGATAGAGCAGGTAAATTTGAAGCAGCAAATGGAGGAACCATTTTTTTAGATGAAATTGGCGATATGAGTCTGTCTGCACAAGCAAAAGTTTTACGTGCTTTACAAGAAAATAGAATCTCTAGAGTGGGTTCTGACAAAGACATAAAAGTAAATGTAAGAGTGGTTGCAGCAACTAACAAAAACTTAAAAGTAGAAATTACAGAAGGTAGATTTCGTGAAGATTTATACCACAGGTTAGCTGTTATTTTAATTCAAGTTCCTGCTTTAAATGATAGAAGAGAAGATATACCGTTATTAGTAGACTTTTTTACTGAAAAAATATCTAGTGAACAAGGTACCCCTAAAAAAGCCTTTTCTGCGGATGCAATTCAATTATTACAAAAATACGATTGGACAGGTAATATTAGAGAATTACGAAACGTTGTAGAACGTTTAATTATTTTAGGAGAAAAGGAAGTTTCTGCAAACGATATTAAGTTGTTTGCGAGTAAATAA
- a CDS encoding DUF6268 family outer membrane beta-barrel protein — translation MIKRVSLLLCISAIGFLNAQLTDLARIEYSFIPKKKSDDEYTRIRALFNYPIELKDDKYIFVGAEYNNIFLNLNDNYPFDKSLLETLTILDINLGYTYKMNKNWRAGFKLTPRLASTLTGKITKDDLFLNGGMFFVKDRTEATNLKRPYRLILGLTYNTTTGIPFPLPFVSYFRQVNESWSFNAGVPKSNIKYSLNEKNALQAFVGIDGYFANLQKSAIVFDQEVDHISLSVVVAGLGYEYLLSKHLVLYAYYGYTLRMNNVLRDKDRENVFTLDNVNAQYLRTGIKFKI, via the coding sequence GTGATAAAAAGAGTTAGCTTACTGTTGTGCATCAGTGCTATAGGTTTTTTGAATGCTCAATTAACAGATTTGGCAAGAATAGAATATTCATTTATCCCTAAGAAAAAATCGGATGATGAATATACAAGAATTAGAGCTTTATTCAATTATCCTATAGAATTAAAAGACGATAAGTACATTTTTGTAGGTGCAGAATATAATAACATTTTTTTAAATCTAAATGATAATTATCCTTTTGATAAATCACTTTTAGAAACCTTAACTATTCTAGATATTAATTTAGGATACACCTATAAGATGAATAAAAATTGGAGAGCAGGTTTTAAATTAACGCCAAGATTAGCATCAACTTTAACAGGAAAAATAACTAAAGATGATTTGTTTTTAAATGGTGGTATGTTTTTTGTAAAGGATAGAACAGAAGCAACCAACTTAAAAAGACCTTATCGATTAATTTTAGGATTAACCTATAATACAACTACAGGTATACCTTTTCCTTTACCTTTTGTAAGTTACTTTAGGCAAGTAAATGAATCTTGGTCTTTTAATGCAGGTGTACCAAAATCGAATATAAAATACAGTTTAAATGAAAAAAATGCTTTACAAGCATTTGTTGGTATAGATGGTTATTTTGCTAATTTACAAAAATCAGCAATAGTTTTCGATCAAGAAGTTGATCACATATCTTTATCTGTTGTAGTTGCTGGTTTGGGTTATGAGTATTTACTAAGTAAACATTTGGTCTTATACGCATATTATGGTTATACGTTAAGAATGAATAACGTTTTAAGAGATAAGGATAGAGAAAATGTATTTACATTAGATAATGTGAATGCTCAATATTTAAGAACAGGAATAAAATTTAAGATATAG
- a CDS encoding mechanosensitive ion channel family protein — translation MQDTIEKVKDTIVEETTSILDYKFVFSQEIGITVRGLIFVVVALIVTSYILQLIRRFITRKMPQNDKQKFVTVFGYVRWFVFLIIFLVTMNTSGVDVTAVFAASAALLIGVGLALQTLFQDIISGIFILVDQSVHVGDIIELEGKVGRVLDIRLRTTRAVTVDNKVLVIPNHLYLTNILFNWTENGSETRESVSVGVAYGTDVEKVKRILLDIAKNQPTVLKNPAPVVLFTDFADSSLNFKIVFTLNNSFEVRFTQSNIRFEIDKAFKQNNISIPFPQRDVHLFTQK, via the coding sequence ATGCAAGATACTATTGAAAAAGTTAAAGACACAATTGTAGAAGAAACAACCTCTATTTTAGATTATAAATTTGTTTTTAGTCAAGAAATAGGGATTACTGTAAGAGGTTTAATTTTTGTTGTTGTCGCCTTAATTGTTACTTCTTATATTTTACAACTAATAAGAAGATTTATAACTAGAAAAATGCCACAAAACGACAAACAAAAGTTTGTAACTGTTTTTGGTTATGTAAGGTGGTTTGTGTTTTTAATTATTTTCTTAGTAACAATGAATACATCTGGTGTAGATGTTACCGCAGTTTTTGCAGCATCAGCAGCATTGTTAATTGGTGTTGGTTTGGCTTTGCAAACTTTGTTTCAAGATATAATTTCTGGTATATTTATTTTAGTAGATCAATCTGTACATGTAGGTGATATTATTGAGTTAGAAGGTAAAGTTGGTAGGGTTTTAGATATACGTTTAAGAACAACAAGAGCTGTTACAGTAGATAATAAGGTTTTGGTAATACCAAATCACTTGTATTTGACTAATATTTTATTTAATTGGACAGAAAATGGAAGTGAAACAAGAGAATCTGTGAGTGTTGGTGTTGCTTATGGTACAGATGTAGAAAAAGTAAAAAGAATTTTGTTAGATATTGCTAAAAATCAGCCAACTGTATTAAAAAATCCTGCACCTGTAGTTTTATTTACAGATTTTGCAGATAGTTCACTCAATTTTAAAATAGTTTTTACGTTAAATAATAGTTTTGAAGTGCGTTTTACACAAAGTAACATTCGCTTTGAAATTGATAAAGCTTTTAAACAAAATAACATTTCAATCCCTTTTCCACAAAGAGATGTGCATTTGTTTACCCAAAAATAA
- a CDS encoding ABC transporter permease: MSKLTLIIKREFIAKARNKSFIVMTFLSPLIMVGMGALVYFLMKKNDEKVKEIVYVDQSGLFSKDDFKDTKTIHYQDFTALGVEETKKKVEEGNHYGALIIPKQDSLELLAKSIEFYSKDSPGMSVMGALESKIESKIRNEKLNNFGIDIAKINASRIQSDIKMYNFSGEESSKLINGLKIGVGAIAGYFLMMFVMIYGTSVMRSVIEEKTSRIIEVIVSSVKPFQLMLGKIIGNASAGLLQFFIWGILLFIITTVASSIFGVDMVEMQTARIPADQLEAAQNAAGGDKMQLVIQEILRLPILKMFILFIFYFLGGYMLYSSLFAAVGAAVDNETDTQQFMLPIMLPLILGVYVGFATVINDPHGPISVAFSHIPLTSPIVMLMRVPFGVSWVELAISMILLIVTFVFMVWLAAKIYRVGILMYGKKPTYKDLYKWLKYKG, encoded by the coding sequence ATGAGCAAATTAACACTAATTATAAAGAGAGAATTTATTGCAAAAGCACGTAATAAATCGTTTATAGTGATGACTTTTTTAAGTCCGCTAATTATGGTAGGTATGGGTGCTTTGGTGTATTTTTTAATGAAAAAAAATGACGAAAAAGTAAAAGAAATCGTTTATGTAGATCAATCAGGATTGTTTTCTAAGGATGATTTTAAAGATACAAAAACCATACATTATCAAGATTTTACAGCTTTAGGGGTAGAAGAAACAAAAAAGAAAGTAGAAGAAGGTAATCATTATGGAGCTTTAATTATACCTAAACAAGATAGTTTAGAACTTTTGGCAAAATCTATTGAATTTTACTCAAAAGATTCGCCAGGTATGTCTGTAATGGGTGCTTTAGAAAGTAAAATAGAATCTAAAATCAGAAACGAAAAACTCAATAATTTCGGAATTGATATTGCAAAAATAAATGCATCTAGAATTCAGTCTGATATTAAAATGTATAATTTTTCTGGTGAAGAATCATCAAAATTAATAAATGGATTAAAAATAGGAGTAGGAGCAATAGCAGGTTATTTTTTAATGATGTTTGTTATGATTTACGGTACTTCTGTAATGCGAAGTGTAATCGAAGAAAAAACAAGTAGAATTATAGAAGTTATAGTATCATCAGTAAAACCTTTTCAGTTAATGTTGGGTAAAATTATTGGTAATGCTTCTGCAGGTTTATTACAGTTTTTTATCTGGGGAATTTTATTGTTTATCATAACAACAGTTGCTTCTTCTATTTTTGGAGTAGATATGGTAGAAATGCAAACAGCTAGAATTCCTGCAGATCAATTAGAAGCTGCACAAAATGCTGCTGGAGGAGATAAAATGCAATTGGTAATTCAAGAGATTTTAAGATTGCCAATTTTAAAAATGTTTATTTTATTTATCTTTTATTTTTTAGGTGGTTATATGTTATATAGCTCGTTATTTGCTGCTGTTGGTGCAGCTGTAGATAATGAAACAGATACACAACAATTTATGCTGCCAATTATGTTACCTTTAATTTTAGGTGTTTATGTTGGTTTTGCCACTGTAATTAACGATCCTCATGGTCCAATTTCTGTTGCTTTTTCTCATATTCCATTAACGAGCCCAATTGTTATGTTAATGCGAGTGCCTTTTGGAGTATCATGGGTAGAATTGGCAATTTCTATGATATTGTTAATCGTTACATTCGTGTTTATGGTTTGGTTAGCAGCTAAAATTTATAGAGTTGGTATTTTAATGTATGGTAAAAAACCTACGTATAAAGATTTATACAAGTGGTTAAAATATAAAGGATAA
- a CDS encoding ABC transporter ATP-binding protein, with translation MNNLLEINNVVKNYGDFRALNDVSIHIPKGSVYGLLGPNGAGKTSLIRIINQITMADSGSILLDGEPLSPKHTADIGYLPEERGLYKSMKVGEQALYLAQLKGLSKTEAKKRLKYWFDKFDISAWWGKKIEELSKGMAQKVQFIVTVMHNPKLLIFDEPFSGFDPINAQLIAKEILQLRDEGATIIFSTHRMESVEEMCDEIALINKSNKILDGKLSDIKREFRTNTFQVGLNTANPKEVEMQLKESFEVFPADFKLLGKELTMNVKLGETNSANELLSFLTSRGEVQHFVELIPSANDIFIQAINKNS, from the coding sequence ATGAATAACTTACTAGAAATAAATAATGTTGTAAAAAATTATGGAGATTTTAGAGCATTAAATGATGTTTCTATCCATATACCAAAAGGCAGTGTTTATGGTTTACTTGGACCAAATGGAGCAGGAAAAACTTCTTTAATTAGAATTATTAACCAAATTACAATGGCAGATTCTGGCTCTATTTTATTAGATGGTGAGCCTTTATCACCAAAACATACTGCAGATATTGGCTATTTACCAGAAGAACGTGGTTTATATAAATCGATGAAAGTTGGTGAACAAGCTTTGTATTTGGCACAATTAAAAGGATTATCTAAAACCGAAGCTAAAAAAAGATTAAAATATTGGTTCGATAAGTTTGATATTTCTGCTTGGTGGGGAAAGAAAATTGAAGAACTATCAAAAGGAATGGCGCAAAAAGTACAATTCATAGTAACTGTAATGCATAATCCTAAATTGTTGATTTTTGACGAACCTTTCTCTGGATTCGATCCTATAAATGCTCAATTGATTGCCAAAGAAATCTTACAATTAAGAGATGAAGGAGCAACCATTATTTTTTCTACACACAGAATGGAATCTGTAGAAGAAATGTGTGATGAGATTGCATTAATCAATAAATCAAACAAAATATTAGATGGTAAGTTGTCTGATATTAAACGTGAATTTAGAACAAATACTTTTCAGGTAGGTTTAAATACGGCAAATCCTAAAGAAGTAGAAATGCAATTAAAAGAGAGTTTCGAAGTTTTTCCTGCGGATTTTAAGTTGCTTGGAAAAGAGTTGACAATGAATGTGAAATTAGGTGAAACAAATTCGGCAAACGAATTGTTATCATTTTTAACAAGTAGAGGAGAAGTACAACATTTTGTAGAATTAATACCAAGTGCAAACGATATTTTTATTCAGGCAATAAATAAAAACAGTTAA
- a CDS encoding MarR family winged helix-turn-helix transcriptional regulator, whose translation MDKNKSIDHQLRATWQAVAKLYNEQATKYDSTMSSAFVLLTIDKVNGTPSTALGPLMGMEPTSLSRILKSMEEKGAIYREKNPDDGRSVIIKLTDYGLERRKFSKNHVYQFNNIVREHVNEDDLESFFKVMKTINILIAEKKIFESTNQDK comes from the coding sequence ATGGATAAGAACAAGTCAATAGATCATCAATTAAGAGCAACTTGGCAAGCAGTTGCAAAATTATACAATGAGCAAGCTACAAAGTACGATAGCACAATGTCTTCTGCTTTTGTTTTGCTAACCATTGATAAAGTAAACGGAACACCTTCAACTGCTTTAGGCCCATTAATGGGTATGGAACCTACAAGTCTTTCTAGAATTTTAAAATCTATGGAAGAAAAAGGTGCCATTTATAGAGAAAAAAACCCAGATGATGGCAGAAGCGTTATTATAAAATTAACAGATTATGGATTAGAAAGGCGTAAATTTTCTAAAAACCACGTCTATCAATTTAATAATATAGTAAGAGAACACGTTAATGAAGATGATTTAGAATCTTTTTTTAAAGTGATGAAAACCATTAATATATTAATTGCCGAAAAAAAAATATTTGAATCTACAAATCAAGATAAATAG
- a CDS encoding 3-hydroxyacyl-CoA dehydrogenase/enoyl-CoA hydratase family protein: MTRRIKKVAIIGSGIMGSGIACHFANIGVEVLLLDIVPRELNDKEKAKGLTLEDKVVRNRLVNDALATSLKSKPSPIYSQKFASRITTGNLDDDIAKIADVDWIMEVVVERLDIKKIVFEKIEKYRTPGTIISSNTSGIPIQFMNEGRSEDFQKHFAVTHFFNPPRYLKLFEVVPGPNCKQEVTDFLMMYGDKFLGKTSVLAKDTPAFIGNRIGIFGIQSLFHQVKELGLTVEEVDKLTGPVIGRPKSATFRTVDVVGLDTLVHVANGIYENCPNDEAHELFKLPDFISTMMENKWLGSKTGQGFYKKVKNADGKSEILTLDLDTLQYRSKKRAKFATLELTKTIDKPIDRFKVLVGGKDKAGEFYRKNFAAMFAYVQNRIPEISDELYKIDDAMKAGFGWENGPFEIWDAVGVEKGIELMKTEGQEPATWVTEMLAAGSTSFYSVKEGATYFYDIPSKSQTKKPGQDSFIILDNIRKSNEVWKNSGAVIEDLGDGILNLEFQSKMNTIGGDVLAAINKAIDLAEKNYQGLIIGNQAANFSVGANIGMIFMMAVEQEYDELNYAIKYFQDTMMRMRYSAIPTISAPHGMALGGGCEISLHADKVVAAAETYIGLVEFGVGVIPGGGGSKEMALRASDLFHKGDVQLNVLQEHFLTIGMAKVATSAYEAFDLGLLQKGKDVVVVNKDRQIAQAKKHALLMADAGYTQPVKRNDVLVLGKQALGMFLVGTDSMEASNYISAHDQKIANKLAYVMAGGDLSEPTKVSEQYLLDIEREAFLSLCTERKTLERIQHMLKTGKPLRN, translated from the coding sequence ATGACAAGAAGAATTAAAAAAGTAGCAATTATTGGATCTGGAATTATGGGTTCTGGTATTGCCTGTCACTTTGCTAATATTGGCGTAGAAGTTCTTTTATTGGATATTGTTCCAAGAGAATTAAACGACAAAGAAAAAGCAAAAGGACTAACATTAGAAGATAAAGTAGTTCGTAATCGTTTAGTAAATGATGCTTTAGCCACTTCTTTAAAATCGAAACCATCACCAATTTACAGTCAAAAATTTGCTAGTAGAATTACAACTGGTAATTTAGATGATGATATTGCAAAAATAGCAGATGTAGATTGGATTATGGAAGTTGTTGTAGAACGACTAGACATTAAAAAAATAGTTTTCGAAAAAATAGAAAAATATAGAACTCCAGGCACAATTATCTCTTCTAATACTTCTGGGATTCCTATTCAATTCATGAACGAAGGCAGAAGTGAAGATTTCCAAAAACATTTTGCGGTAACTCACTTTTTTAATCCACCTAGATATTTAAAACTTTTTGAAGTGGTTCCTGGACCAAATTGTAAACAAGAAGTTACAGATTTCTTAATGATGTATGGTGACAAATTTTTAGGAAAAACCTCTGTGTTAGCCAAAGATACTCCTGCATTTATTGGAAACAGAATTGGTATTTTCGGAATCCAATCTTTATTTCATCAAGTAAAAGAATTAGGATTAACGGTCGAGGAAGTTGATAAATTAACAGGCCCAGTAATTGGTCGTCCTAAATCTGCCACTTTTAGAACGGTTGATGTTGTTGGTCTAGATACATTGGTACATGTTGCGAATGGAATTTATGAAAATTGTCCTAATGATGAAGCGCATGAGTTATTTAAACTTCCAGACTTTATCAGTACAATGATGGAAAACAAATGGTTAGGAAGCAAAACTGGACAAGGATTTTACAAAAAAGTGAAAAATGCAGATGGCAAAAGCGAAATTTTAACTTTAGATTTAGATACATTACAATATCGTTCTAAAAAACGTGCCAAATTTGCAACTTTAGAACTTACGAAAACGATTGATAAGCCAATTGACCGCTTTAAGGTTTTAGTTGGTGGTAAAGATAAAGCTGGTGAATTTTATAGAAAAAACTTTGCAGCAATGTTTGCTTACGTTCAGAATAGAATTCCAGAAATTTCTGATGAGCTTTATAAAATAGACGATGCTATGAAAGCTGGTTTTGGTTGGGAAAATGGCCCTTTCGAAATTTGGGATGCAGTTGGTGTAGAAAAAGGAATCGAATTAATGAAAACTGAAGGACAAGAGCCTGCAACTTGGGTAACAGAAATGTTAGCTGCTGGTTCAACCTCTTTTTATTCTGTAAAAGAAGGTGCTACTTATTTTTATGATATTCCTTCTAAATCTCAAACTAAAAAACCAGGTCAAGATTCATTTATTATTTTAGATAATATTAGAAAATCTAACGAAGTTTGGAAAAACTCTGGTGCTGTAATTGAAGATTTAGGAGACGGAATTTTAAACTTAGAGTTCCAATCGAAAATGAATACCATTGGTGGTGATGTTTTAGCTGCAATTAATAAAGCAATTGATTTAGCCGAAAAAAATTACCAAGGATTAATTATTGGTAATCAAGCTGCAAACTTTTCTGTTGGTGCTAATATTGGTATGATTTTTATGATGGCTGTAGAGCAAGAATATGATGAATTAAATTATGCCATTAAATATTTTCAAGACACAATGATGCGTATGCGTTATTCAGCAATACCAACTATTTCTGCTCCTCATGGAATGGCTTTAGGTGGTGGTTGTGAAATTTCTTTACATGCAGATAAAGTAGTTGCAGCTGCAGAAACTTATATTGGTTTAGTAGAATTTGGAGTTGGTGTAATTCCTGGTGGAGGTGGTTCTAAGGAAATGGCTTTAAGAGCATCAGATTTGTTTCATAAAGGTGATGTACAATTAAACGTTTTACAAGAGCATTTCTTAACTATTGGTATGGCTAAAGTAGCAACTTCTGCTTACGAAGCTTTCGATTTAGGCTTATTACAAAAAGGTAAAGATGTAGTTGTTGTTAATAAAGATAGACAAATTGCACAGGCTAAAAAACACGCCTTATTAATGGCAGATGCAGGTTATACACAACCCGTAAAACGTAATGATGTTTTAGTGTTAGGTAAACAAGCTTTAGGTATGTTTTTAGTAGGTACAGATTCTATGGAAGCTAGTAATTACATTTCTGCTCACGATCAGAAAATTGCTAACAAATTAGCTTATGTTATGGCTGGTGGAGATTTATCTGAACCAACCAAAGTATCTGAACAATACTTATTAGATATTGAGCGCGAAGCTTTTTTAAGTTTATGTACCGAACGTAAAACTTTAGAAAGAATTCAGCACATGTTAAAAACAGGTAAACCTTTACGTAACTAA
- a CDS encoding acetyl-CoA C-acyltransferase yields the protein MKTAYIVKAYRTAVGKAPKGLFRFKRADELAAETIQYMMNELPNFDKKRIDDVIVGNAMPEGAQGLNMARLISLMGLDIVDVPGVTVNRFCSSGLETIGMAVAKIQSGMADCIIAGGAESMSSVPMTGFKPELNYDTVAAGHEEYYWGMGNTAEAVANEFNVSRKDQDEFALNSHIKALRALEENRFQDQIVPIEVEQTFIDAKGKKATKKYTVNKDEGPRKGSNIEGLARLRPVFAAGGSVTAGNSSQMSDGAAFALVMSEEMVKELNLEPIARMVSYAAAGVPPRIMGIGPVAAIPKALKQAGLNQSDIGLIELNEAFASQSLAVIRELGLNPDIINVNGGAIALGHPLGCTGAKLSVQLFDEMRKREMNNKYGMVTMCVGTGQGAAGIFEFLN from the coding sequence ATGAAAACAGCATATATAGTAAAAGCATATAGAACAGCAGTTGGTAAAGCACCAAAAGGACTGTTCAGATTTAAAAGAGCTGATGAATTAGCCGCAGAAACCATTCAATATATGATGAATGAACTGCCTAATTTTGATAAAAAAAGAATTGATGATGTAATTGTTGGTAACGCGATGCCAGAAGGTGCTCAAGGATTAAATATGGCACGTTTAATCTCTTTAATGGGATTAGATATTGTTGATGTTCCAGGAGTTACTGTAAACCGTTTTTGCTCATCAGGATTAGAAACTATTGGTATGGCAGTTGCTAAAATTCAATCTGGAATGGCAGATTGTATTATTGCAGGTGGAGCAGAAAGTATGAGTTCTGTACCCATGACAGGTTTTAAACCAGAACTAAATTACGATACAGTTGCTGCTGGTCATGAAGAATATTATTGGGGAATGGGTAATACAGCAGAAGCAGTTGCAAACGAATTTAATGTTTCTCGAAAAGACCAAGATGAGTTTGCTTTAAACTCCCATATAAAAGCATTAAGAGCTTTAGAAGAAAATAGATTCCAAGACCAAATTGTACCTATAGAAGTCGAACAAACTTTTATTGATGCAAAAGGTAAAAAAGCTACTAAAAAATATACAGTTAATAAGGATGAAGGCCCAAGAAAAGGATCAAACATAGAAGGCTTAGCAAGGTTACGCCCTGTTTTTGCTGCTGGAGGAAGTGTAACTGCTGGTAACTCATCTCAAATGAGTGATGGTGCTGCTTTTGCTTTGGTGATGAGTGAAGAAATGGTAAAAGAATTAAATCTAGAACCAATAGCAAGAATGGTAAGTTATGCTGCTGCTGGTGTACCTCCAAGAATTATGGGAATAGGTCCAGTAGCTGCAATACCAAAAGCATTAAAACAAGCTGGCTTAAATCAAAGTGATATTGGTTTAATTGAGTTAAATGAGGCATTTGCTTCTCAATCTTTAGCTGTAATACGTGAGTTAGGATTAAATCCTGATATCATCAATGTAAATGGTGGAGCAATAGCATTAGGGCATCCATTAGGTTGTACAGGTGCTAAATTATCTGTGCAATTATTTGATGAAATGCGCAAAAGAGAAATGAATAATAAATACGGAATGGTTACCATGTGTGTAGGAACAGGACAAGGTGCTGCTGGTATTTTTGAATTTTTAAACTAA